Proteins encoded together in one Oryzias latipes chromosome 11, ASM223467v1 window:
- the LOC101166810 gene encoding protein L-Myc-1b: MHNRQLAPPPRPHSAAVCKESERSRIPPRAASSWTETRRTHRPPQTSAPREGGTEAPRGARGDVAALGPFNLWIYEDARGLPALSRQRQQGVIHPTPFPAAPMPGISSFIPCYENWDMDHLDHYQHYFYDDPDEDFFKSTAPSEDIWKKFELVPTPPMSPIRASEGSSKVGLLHPSLGDKLEWVSQFLGQEDEQQSDLPCKLAATSETFGNLSSIIIQDCMWSGFSAGQQLERVVGEHCAPCPGTAAKTAAVSSVAPSGKAQGVLPDTPALSVLAADCVDPAAVLTFPLSGGCKKQVCSGSESHTDSSDDEDKDEDEEEIDVVTVEHKQQQQSKPRRLVNARKPVTITVRADPHDPGMKRFHISIHQQQHNYAAPSPDTLTAPSEPPRKRVRQEALVSMTQPHQNSAYQQPRLGHAPLNLENRKSQFSGVRSESPNLSASSPTSSTWPSSPPCSSSSSHHPHSSPSKTPTHLSSPQSSDCEDTDKRKAHNFLERKRRNDLRSRFLSLRDEIPGLADCPKTPKVAILTRATEYLRQLHACERLKAQERKQLKTRQMQLLHKLAQLKRS; encoded by the exons ATGCATAACAGACAACTCGCCCCCCCACCCCGACCACACAGTGCAGCAGTCTGCAAAGAAAGTGAGCGCAGCCGGATCCCGCCCCGCGCTGCGAGCTCCTGGACCGAAACCAGACGAACCCATCGACCTCCGCAGACGTCCGCTCCCCGGGAAGGAGGCACGGAGGCGCCGCGGGGAGCGCGCGGGGACGTGGCTGCGCTTGGACCCTTTAACCTTTGGATCTATGAGGACGCACGCGGGCTTCCCGCTCTCAGCAG ACAGAGGCAACAGGGAGTGATCCACCCCACCCCCTTCCCTGCAGCCCCCATGCCAGGCATCAGCTCCTTCATACCTTGTTATGAAAACTGGGACATGGACCACCTTGACCACTACCAGCATTATTTCTACGACGACCCTGACGAGGACTTTTTCAAGTCCACGGCGCCCAGTGAGGACATATGGAAGAAATTTGAGCTGGTGCCAACCCCGCCCATGTCCCCCATCCGGGCGTCAGAGGGGTCAAGCAAGGTCGGGCTCCTCCACCCATCTCTGGGGGACAAGCTGGAGTGGGTGTCCCAGTTCTTGGGACAGGAGGACGAGCAGCAGTCGGACCTGCCTTGCAAGCTGGCAGCCACCAGCGAGACTTTTGGGAACCTGAGCTCCATCATCATCCAGGACTGCATGTGGAGTGGATTCTCAGCTGGACAGCAGCTGGAGCGCGTGGTCGGGGAGCACTGTGCTCCTTGTCCTGGGACAGCTGCCAAAACCGCAGCAGTTTCCAGCGTGGCACCCTCTGGGAAGGCGCAGGGCGTCCTCCCTGACACGCCGGCTCTGAGCGTGTTGGCTGCAGACTGTGTGGATCCGGCTGCTGTGCTGACTTTCCCCTTAAGTGGAGGATGCAAGAAGCAAGTGTGTTCTGGTTCTGAATCTCACACGGACTCATCAG ATGATGAGGACAAagatgaggatgaagaagagATCGATGTGGTGACTGTGGAgcacaagcagcagcagcagagtaaACCGCGGCGACTAGTAAACGCTCGCAAGCCAGTGACTATCACGGTGCGCGCTGACCCCCACGACCCCGGCATGAAGCGGTTCCACATCTCCATCCACCAACAGCAGCACAACTACGCCGCCCCCTCCCCGGACACTCTGACGGCGCCTTCGGAGCCACCCAGGAAGAGAGTCCGGCAGGAGGCGTTGGTCTCGATGACGCAGCCTCACCAAAACTCTGCGTACCAACAGCCACGACTTGGCCATGCCCCCTTGAACTTGGAGAACAGAAAGTCTCAATTTTCGGGGGTGAGGTCAGAGTCTCCTAACCTCAGCGCCTCGTCTCCTACCTCGTCGACATGGCCTTCTTCTCCACcttgctcctcttcctcatctcaTCATCCTCACAGTTCTCCATCAAAGACCCCCACTCACCTCTCAAGCCCCCAGTCCTCCGACTGTGAGGACACGGACAAGCGCAAGGCGCACAACTTTTTGGAGCGCAAGCGGCGAAACGACCTGCGCTCACGCTTCCTGTCACTGCGGGACGAGATCCCGGGCCTGGCGGACTGCCCTAAAACCCCCAAGGTGGCCATCCTGACCCGGGCCACGGAGTACCTGCGGCAGCTGCACGCATGCGAGCGGCTGAAGGCTCAGGAGCGCAAACAGCTGAAAACGCGGCAGATGCAGCTGCTGCACAAGCTGGCGCAGCTCAAACGGTCCTGA